One region of Triticum aestivum cultivar Chinese Spring chromosome 6B, IWGSC CS RefSeq v2.1, whole genome shotgun sequence genomic DNA includes:
- the LOC123136662 gene encoding FAM10 family protein At4g22670 isoform X2, which translates to MDMSRVGVLRAFVEACKKDPALLVDPSLAFFRDYLTSLGADLHAAAAAKSGPKVPTHPTPLISVPINEEDGTDMRDPTVETDELDEDIVESDLELEGDVVQPDHSDAPQKMGDPSFEVTEESRDASQKEKGMATEAISEGKLQEAVEHLTKAILLNPTSAMMYATRASVFIKMKKPAAAIRDANAALQINPDSAKGYKTRGMANSMLGKWEEAARDLHAASNIDYDDEIRTTLKKVEPNVHKIVEHRRKYDRLWKERNDKKAERDRLRRRADC; encoded by the exons ATGGACATGTCGAGGGTGGGCGTGCTGCGGGCCTTCGTGGAGGCTTGCAAGAAGGACCCGGCGCTGCTCGTCGACCCCAGCCTCGCCTTCTTCCGGGACTACCTCACCAGTCTCGGCGCCGACCTCCACGCCGCCGCAGCTGCCAAATCCGGCCCCAAGGTCCCTACCCACCCCACTCCCTTGATTTCTGTTCCGATCAACGAGGAGGACGGCACGGACATGCGGGACCCCACCGTGGAGACCGACGAGCTCGACGAGGACATCGTCGAGTCCGATCTCGAGCTCGAGGGGGACGTCGTCCAGCCCGACCACAGCGACGCTCCCCAGAAGATGGGGGATCCTTCGTTCGAGGTGACTGAGGAGAGTCGCGATGCATCCCAGAAAGAAAAGGGCATGGCGACGGAGGCAATATCAGAAG GGAAACTGCAAGAAGCTGTCGAGCATCTTACCAAGGCAATCCTCCTGAATCCAACCTCTGCAATGATGTATGCTACTAGAG CATCTGTGTTCATTAAAATGAAGAAACCTGCTGCTGCCATCCGTGATGCCAATGCAGCCCTACAG ATCAACCCTGACTCTGCAAAAGGCTACAAGACTCGTGGAATGGCTAACTCTATGCTGGGCAAGTGGGAGGAAGCTGCTCGTGATCTGCATGCCGCATCAAACATTGATTACGATGATGAGATCAGAACTACCCTCAAGAAG GTGGAGCCTAATGTACACAAGATAGTGGAGCACCGCAGGAAGTATGACAGGCTCTGGAAAGAGAGGAATGACAAGAAAGCTGAGCGTGACCGGCTTCGTCGACGTGCTGACTGCTGA